DNA from Asticcacaulis sp. ZE23SCel15:
CGGTCGGAAAGCCGTTCCTGTCGAAATCGCCGATCACGATCGATTGCCCCAGGGTCTCAAGCAAACCGTATGTGAGGCTGGCGCCACGTTGGGTACGCATGTTTCTCTACCTTGCCTTTTTATGCTCGCTTATCGCGAGTCATTATATATGAAATTGTGGACGGCTACCTTTAATCGGCAAAAAACGATGATTTTGTCCAGTCTAAATGACTGCAAATACACAATTTTTCCCAAATTGTGGGGTTTTCAGGAAACAGTTTAGGCTTCCCCCGCCGCTCAATTTTGTCAACATCCCCTATTGGACACGCTTTTCAATGATAGCGCTATCAATTTTGGCTTGCTGTTTCAATTTTTGATGATACATAAATTTGTAAGATAAAATAGCTCGTCGCGTGCCAAATAAATAATACCGCGGCAAGGGCAAACATCGGGAAGAGATGGTTAAGGGACATCCCACTTGCGGCCGAGAGCGCAACGCATGACGTTGGCGCATGCTTGGCGTATACTCCCGACAAACAAATGATGACTTCAGAGGGAGCCGGGAAACCGGAAATTCAGTATGATATCCGCACACGCAAAGCTGACGCGTCGTTTTCTGATGGGCGCCTGTGCCAGCCTGATAGTGGTGTCGTCGGCCATGCCAGCACTGGCGCAAGCCGTAAAAGATCTGCCGCGCATTGAGAAAAAGAACGGCAAGGCCGCTCTGTTTGTCGATGGCGCGCCCTATCTTATTCTGGGGGCGCAGGCCAATAATTCCTCAAATTACGTGTCGCAACTACCCAAGGTCTGGCCCGGGTTAAAGGACATCCACGCCAATACGCTGGAGATTCCGGTGGCGTGGGAGCAGATCGAGCCCAAGGAAGGTCAGTTCGATTTTTCCTACGTTGATGAACTGGTTAAGCAAGCCCGCGCGAACAATGTCCGGCTGGTGCTGCTGTGGTTCGGGACGTGGAAAAATACCTCGCCTAACTACACGCCGGACTGGGTGAAGCTGGACAATAAACGCTTCCCACGTATCACCAAAAAAGACGGCACGGTGTCTTACTGCCTGTCGCCGATGGAGCGCACGACGCTGGAGGCCGACAAAAAGGCTTTCGTCGCCCTGATGACGCACCTGAAAAAGATCGACGGCGATCAGCATACGGTCATCATGATCCAGCCGCAGAACGAGAGCGGCACCTATGGTTCGGTGCGTGACTATTCGGCCAAGGCGGAAAAGGTGTTTGCCGGTCAGGTTCCAGCGGCGTTGCTGAAGAAGAAGGGCATCACCAAGGGCGGGACTTGGTCGCAAGTCTTTGGTAAATACGCCGATGAATATTTTCACGCCTGGTATATCGCCAGCTACATCAACGAAATCGCCGCCGCCGGTCGCAAGGTTTATGACCTGCCGATGTTTGTTAATGCGGCCCTGCGTGAGCCGCTGGTTGAGGTCGGGCCTGAGACCTATTCTTCGGGCGGGCCAACCCATAATGTCATTGATATCTATCAGGCGGCCGCGCCCGCCATCGATATTATTGCCCCTGATATCTATAAGCGCAACTCAGCCAATTATGAGGCCGCGCTTAGCCACTATACCAAGCACAACAACCCGCTCTTCGTGCCGGAAACCGGTTCGGACACCGAATTTGCCCGCTATATCTTTAGCGTGCTCGGTCGTGGCGGCATCGGCTTTGCGCCGTTCGGCATCGACTATACCGGCTACACTAACTATCCTCTGGGCGGCAAGGACATCACCTATGAGGGGCTGAAACCCTTCCGCGAAAAATACGCCCTGTTTGCGCCGATGATGCGCGACTGGGCCAAGATCGCCTATGAGAAGCCCGTCTGGGGTGTGGCTGAGGCCGATGACCGCAAGCCGCAATCCATTGACCTCGGCGGCAAGTGGAAGGTCGATGTCATGTACGGCGAATGGCAGTTTGGCCTGACCGAATGGACATGGCTTGGCAAATTCGATCCGGTGCCGGGGCGCGAAAAGCCCAACGGCGGCATCGTCATCGCCCAACTGTCCGAAGATGAGTTTCTGGTCACCGGCGTCCATGCCCGCCTCAATTTTGGCGTGGGCGACAAACAAAAAGGCAAAAACCTGATCTTCAGCGCTGTGGAGCAGGGCCACTTTGAAAACGGCAAGTGGGTGGTCGACTTCGTCTGGAATGGCGATCAGACCGACTACGGCCTCAACCTGACCGGGGAACCGGCCATTCTTAAAATCAAACTCGCTACCTACTAAACGATACAGGGAAGACGATTATGAAACCATTTATGTTTGCCCCCGCTTTTGCAGCCCTGCTGATGGCCAGCACGGCGCTTGCGGGCTCATTTGAAAAAACCGCCACCGGTATTGTGGTCAAGCCTGACAGCGGCCCGGCCAAAGAAGTGCGTGTTGAGGTCATCAATGACTCGGTCATCCATGTGCTGGCGGTCGATGATCCGGCCCGCCCGCAAATCGAATCCCTGATGGCGATGGCCAAACCTGCGGGTGCCTTCACGGTCACCGGTGCTGCCGATACGGTCACGCTTGATGCCGGTAAGGCCAAGGCGGTGGTGTCCCTGAAAAGCGGTCTGATCACCTTTCAGGACGCCAGCGGCAAGACCCTGCTGACGCAGGCCAAGGCCGACATCACACCGGTTCTGGTCGAAGGCAAGCCCTATGTCGCCACCCACGCCCAGTTCAATAAGGGCACCTCTGAGGCGTTTTATGGTCTGGGGCAGCACCAGAACGCCCAGATGAACCTGAACGGTGAAAACGTCGAACTGCGTCAACATAATATGGATATCGGCATTCCGTTTGTGGTGTCGGATATGAACTACGGCATTCTGTGGGATAATAACTCGGTCACGCGTTTCGGTAACCCGGTCCGTTTTGGTCTGGCCAGCCGTGATCTGAAGCTGACCACACCTGATGGTAAGGCCGGTTTGACGGCCAAATACTATGTCGACGGTAAGCTGATCCTGACCCGCACTGAGCCCGACGTCCGCTACCAGTTCCTGAGCGATGTCGACAAATATTGGCCGAAAGATGCCGCCCTGACCAAGGAAGCCACCACCGGCAAAAAGGTCAAGGTGGTTTGGGAAGGCACCATGACCTCCGACCAACCGGGCGTGCATAAGATGCGCCTGTTTGCGTCCGACTATGCGATCCTTAAAGTGGGGGATAAGACCCTCTTTGATCATGATATCTGGCGCATGGGCTGGAACGCATGGTACAACAATTTCGAGCAGAGCTTTGAAGCCGGTAAGCCGGTTCCGCTCAGCCTCGAATGGGAGCCGTCGGGCGGCCTGATTTCCCTGCATCACTCCAACCCGGAACCCGATGCCGATAAGCACTCCCTGCGCTTTACCTCTGAGGCGGGCACGGGCCTGAACTACTACTTCATTGCGGGCAAAGATATCGAAGGCGTCATTGGCGGTTATCACCACGTCACCGGTACACCGCCGATGATGCCGAAATGGGCCTACGGCTTCTGGCAATCGCGTCAGCGCTATGAGACGCAAGACCAGTTGCTGGGGGTACTTAAGACTTACCGCGACAACAAATGGCCGATCGACAACATCGTGCAGGACTGGTTCTACTGGCCGGAAGACCAGTGGGGCAGCCATAAGTTTGATCCCACCCGCTTCCCTGACCCCAAGGGTATGGTCGATAAGGTGCACGCCCAAAACGCCCGCATCATGATTTCGATCTGGGGTAAGTACTATCCGAACACCGATAATTATAAGGAGTTCGAAGCCAAGGGTTATATGTGGACCAAGAACGTCGAACTGGGCTTTAAGGACTGGGTCGGTCCCGGCTACCTCAACAGCCACTATTCGCCGTACAACAAAGACGCCCGCGACATCTATTACCGTCAGATGAAAGAAGGTCTGGTGAAGTACGGCTTCGATGCGTGGTGGATGGACAATACTGAGCCTGACGTGCGCTCAAACACCTCACCCGAAGAGTTCGCCGAACTGATCACCCCGACCCAGATGGGGCCGGGCGCGCTGGTACACAATGCCTATGCAACCATGAACACTCAGGCCATGTATGATGGCCTCAAGGTCGATCAGCCCGATACACGCCAGTTCATCCTGACCCGTTCAGGCTTTGCCGGTGTGCAGCGTAACGCGGCGGCCCTGTGGTCGGGCGATGTCGTCGGCACCTGGGATAACCTGTTTGATCAGATCTCAGCCGGTGTGCAGACGGGCTTCTCCGGCGTGCCCAACTGGACGCACGATATCGGCGGCTATGCGCAGGAAACGCGTTTCCAAGGTAATGATGTCGGTGGTTTGCAGGAAAACCGCGCCGCCGGTGGCACCGGTACGGCTGAGGACCTGAAGGAATGGCGTGAGCTGAACCAGCGCTGGTGGCAGTTCGGCACCTTCTCGCCGCTGATGCGATCGCACGGCGAAGGGGTGAAGCGCGAAATCCACGAAATCTCACCCGAAGGCTCGCCCATGCGCGCCAACATGGTGTGGTTCCTGGAACTGCGCTACCGCCTGATGCCGTACATCTATTCGGCGGCGGCTGACAGCCACTATGCCTCGGCACCGATCATGCGCGGCTTTGCCCTTGATTTCCCAACGGACACCAAGGCCAAGAACGTCAACGATCAGTATATGTTCGGTAAGTCGATCCTCGTCGCCCCGGTCACCAAGTATCAGGCCACGTCGCGCAGCGTCTACCTGCCGATGGGGGCTGACTGGTATAATGTCTATACCGGCGCGAAAACCACAGGCGGTCAGACGATCACAGTTGATGCGCCGCTCGATCAGATTCCGCTGTTTGTCAAATCCGGTGCGATCGTGCCTATGGGGCCGGTCATGCAGTATGTTGACGAAACACCGGACGCACCGCTGACCCTCAACGTCTATACCGGCGCTGATGGCAGTTACAGCCTCTATGAAGATGATGGTGTCTCCAATGCCTACATCAAGGGCCAGTTCAGCCGTATCCCGTTTGCCTATAATGACAAAACCGGTGAACTGAAGATCGGGGCGCGCTCGGGTAGCTATAAGGGCATGGTCGCCAGCCGCACCTTCAAGGTCCGCTTTATCAAGGACGGCGGCAAAACCACCGACTTTGATGCGTCTGATAAGACGGTGACCTATACGGGTAAGGTGCTCACAGTGAAGCGGTAACTTAAAGAACTCCCCCTGATGCAGGGGGAGCTGATCTTGAGCGAAAGCTCAATATCAGAGGGGGTGGACGGCGCTGACTGTAAGATTACCCCCTCTTCAATTCATTTCATGAATTAAAGCTCCCCCTGCAACAGGGGGAGTTCTTAAACTAAAACCCCCGCCGGAGCGATCCAGCGGGGGTTTTGTTATTTGCGCTTGAACGGCAGGGGCCGGTCGGGATCGATGTTCAGGCTCACCAGCCACGCCCTAACGGCCTCGACCTTGCGGGCCTGCTCCAGCTTCTGTTCGCAGATCATGTCCTCGACCGCCCACATATAGGTGCGCAATTTGCGGGCATAGAGGCTGATCGGGCAGCAGGGGTCATCAACAGGCATTAAGGCGCGGGTTCCTTATGGGCGGACTAAACCAGAGTCTGGCCGGTGATTTTCAGCACCGGCGTTGCGGCCGGACGCTGAGCGGGCAGTTTCACATTTAGTCCGTCTGGAGACAATTCAAATTCCAGAGGTTGAGCTATACCCAAAAGTTCAACACGTTCAATAGTGGCTTTGGAAGTGAGCGTATTTTTTGCGAACGTGGTTATGAGCATCTGCTGGTTTTCGGGCCAGTCCTGCGCCAGCGCATAAAGCGCGCCGTCCTTAGTGGTGAAGCGGATATCCTGAGCGGTAAAGGGTTTGGCGGCGGCTTCGTTCTGGTGTCCGGCGCCGACTTCG
Protein-coding regions in this window:
- a CDS encoding TIM-barrel domain-containing protein, whose translation is MKPFMFAPAFAALLMASTALAGSFEKTATGIVVKPDSGPAKEVRVEVINDSVIHVLAVDDPARPQIESLMAMAKPAGAFTVTGAADTVTLDAGKAKAVVSLKSGLITFQDASGKTLLTQAKADITPVLVEGKPYVATHAQFNKGTSEAFYGLGQHQNAQMNLNGENVELRQHNMDIGIPFVVSDMNYGILWDNNSVTRFGNPVRFGLASRDLKLTTPDGKAGLTAKYYVDGKLILTRTEPDVRYQFLSDVDKYWPKDAALTKEATTGKKVKVVWEGTMTSDQPGVHKMRLFASDYAILKVGDKTLFDHDIWRMGWNAWYNNFEQSFEAGKPVPLSLEWEPSGGLISLHHSNPEPDADKHSLRFTSEAGTGLNYYFIAGKDIEGVIGGYHHVTGTPPMMPKWAYGFWQSRQRYETQDQLLGVLKTYRDNKWPIDNIVQDWFYWPEDQWGSHKFDPTRFPDPKGMVDKVHAQNARIMISIWGKYYPNTDNYKEFEAKGYMWTKNVELGFKDWVGPGYLNSHYSPYNKDARDIYYRQMKEGLVKYGFDAWWMDNTEPDVRSNTSPEEFAELITPTQMGPGALVHNAYATMNTQAMYDGLKVDQPDTRQFILTRSGFAGVQRNAAALWSGDVVGTWDNLFDQISAGVQTGFSGVPNWTHDIGGYAQETRFQGNDVGGLQENRAAGGTGTAEDLKEWRELNQRWWQFGTFSPLMRSHGEGVKREIHEISPEGSPMRANMVWFLELRYRLMPYIYSAAADSHYASAPIMRGFALDFPTDTKAKNVNDQYMFGKSILVAPVTKYQATSRSVYLPMGADWYNVYTGAKTTGGQTITVDAPLDQIPLFVKSGAIVPMGPVMQYVDETPDAPLTLNVYTGADGSYSLYEDDGVSNAYIKGQFSRIPFAYNDKTGELKIGARSGSYKGMVASRTFKVRFIKDGGKTTDFDASDKTVTYTGKVLTVKR
- a CDS encoding DUF5597 domain-containing protein, which encodes MISAHAKLTRRFLMGACASLIVVSSAMPALAQAVKDLPRIEKKNGKAALFVDGAPYLILGAQANNSSNYVSQLPKVWPGLKDIHANTLEIPVAWEQIEPKEGQFDFSYVDELVKQARANNVRLVLLWFGTWKNTSPNYTPDWVKLDNKRFPRITKKDGTVSYCLSPMERTTLEADKKAFVALMTHLKKIDGDQHTVIMIQPQNESGTYGSVRDYSAKAEKVFAGQVPAALLKKKGITKGGTWSQVFGKYADEYFHAWYIASYINEIAAAGRKVYDLPMFVNAALREPLVEVGPETYSSGGPTHNVIDIYQAAAPAIDIIAPDIYKRNSANYEAALSHYTKHNNPLFVPETGSDTEFARYIFSVLGRGGIGFAPFGIDYTGYTNYPLGGKDITYEGLKPFREKYALFAPMMRDWAKIAYEKPVWGVAEADDRKPQSIDLGGKWKVDVMYGEWQFGLTEWTWLGKFDPVPGREKPNGGIVIAQLSEDEFLVTGVHARLNFGVGDKQKGKNLIFSAVEQGHFENGKWVVDFVWNGDQTDYGLNLTGEPAILKIKLATY